The following proteins are encoded in a genomic region of Chloracidobacterium sp.:
- the hslO gene encoding Hsp33 family molecular chaperone HslO yields the protein MDTLVNAIAADGTVRVLSAITTDTVAETIRRHRTSPTATVALGRVLTGTALFAASLKDFDRVTVKFDGGGPLGRVIAEADAQGAVRGYVYDPTVELPPNAAGKFDIATAIGRGTLYVIRESGFELGMGREPYIGSVPIVSGEVAEDLAFYLARSEQIPSAVMLGVLVGNREPYVTAAGGVLIQMLPTAHDHVITMIEDTAGRAPQVTAMVKDGATPVDLIRTVLGEIDFEVLGEKKVEFRCSCSRERAVAMVSALGKDEVTKMLEEDGGAKMNCGFCGNDHNLDAADLEAILADSNE from the coding sequence ATGGACACACTTGTTAATGCAATAGCCGCCGACGGCACAGTCCGCGTACTGTCAGCGATAACAACAGATACGGTCGCGGAGACGATCCGCAGGCACCGGACATCGCCGACCGCGACGGTTGCTTTGGGGCGTGTTCTGACCGGCACAGCACTTTTTGCGGCAAGCCTGAAGGACTTTGACCGCGTTACCGTAAAGTTTGACGGCGGCGGGCCGTTGGGCCGCGTGATAGCCGAGGCGGACGCTCAGGGCGCGGTTCGCGGCTACGTTTACGATCCGACGGTCGAACTTCCGCCTAACGCGGCGGGCAAGTTCGACATTGCGACAGCAATCGGGCGCGGTACATTATACGTCATCCGCGAATCCGGTTTTGAACTTGGCATGGGCCGTGAACCGTATATCGGTTCGGTGCCGATCGTTTCTGGCGAGGTGGCCGAGGATCTGGCGTTCTATCTGGCTCGTTCGGAGCAGATACCGTCGGCTGTTATGCTTGGTGTTCTGGTCGGCAATCGTGAGCCGTACGTGACAGCGGCCGGCGGCGTGCTGATCCAGATGCTTCCGACGGCGCATGATCATGTAATAACCATGATCGAGGATACCGCAGGCCGTGCGCCGCAGGTAACGGCTATGGTAAAGGACGGGGCGACGCCGGTTGACCTTATCAGAACAGTTCTCGGCGAGATCGATTTTGAGGTCTTGGGCGAAAAAAAGGTCGAGTTCAGGTGTTCGTGCTCGAGGGAAAGGGCCGTCGCAATGGTTTCAGCATTAGGTAAAGATGAAGTGACAAAGATGCTGGAGGAAGACGGCGGCGCAAAAATGAATTGCGGCTTTTGCGGCAACGACCATAATCTTGACGCCGCCGACCTCGAAGCGATACTTGCTGACAGCAATGAATGA